In Vibrio sp. JC009, a single window of DNA contains:
- a CDS encoding 4Fe-4S dicluster domain-containing protein — translation MKRSMRSNKEEQIMYVYELDRIEHLRDWLALRNDVYQPVDKGTGNSSWEVIEHGEVAHFNPELRPLMSPKGMFFSEREDLFFFDGETFEETKPQHGSQVLFGVKACDLTAISYQDRHFKGDPYYQERRQKTLLVGIDCSTPCENGFCRSVDAGPQVKDEIADLILTPMPSIGGDMQGWWLICSSDAGRAAVADMDLRPADNSWQSWREMNLRHTEAEFKSDTHIINGIQRINARAVPDEQWEKFAHQCISCSGCSQVCPTCSCYTTHDVKQDGGYVRQRVWDSCLLEGFQKEASGANPAAQAGKRMYRYWFHKFSEDIAEKMGRYGCVGCGRCESTCPGSVGVHSIMEKISNA, via the coding sequence ATGAAGCGCTCAATGCGTAGCAACAAGGAAGAACAAATTATGTATGTATATGAACTGGACCGGATTGAGCACCTGAGAGACTGGCTGGCTCTGCGCAATGACGTTTATCAGCCGGTGGATAAAGGTACCGGCAACAGTAGCTGGGAAGTGATTGAGCATGGTGAGGTTGCACATTTCAACCCGGAATTACGCCCGTTAATGTCTCCGAAAGGCATGTTTTTCTCAGAGCGTGAAGATCTGTTTTTCTTTGATGGAGAGACCTTTGAGGAAACAAAACCTCAGCACGGTTCTCAGGTGCTGTTTGGCGTAAAAGCCTGCGATCTGACCGCCATCTCTTATCAGGACAGGCACTTTAAAGGTGACCCTTATTATCAGGAGCGCAGACAAAAGACGCTGCTGGTGGGCATCGACTGTTCAACACCCTGTGAAAACGGATTCTGCCGCAGTGTGGATGCCGGGCCTCAGGTAAAAGATGAAATTGCCGATCTTATTCTGACGCCTATGCCGAGTATCGGCGGTGATATGCAGGGCTGGTGGCTTATCTGTAGCAGTGACGCCGGTCGCGCAGCCGTTGCCGATATGGACCTTCGTCCTGCTGACAACAGCTGGCAGTCCTGGCGTGAGATGAACCTGCGTCATACTGAAGCCGAGTTTAAGAGCGATACCCATATCATCAACGGCATTCAGCGGATTAATGCCCGCGCTGTGCCTGATGAGCAGTGGGAAAAGTTCGCTCACCAGTGCATCAGCTGTTCAGGTTGCAGCCAGGTCTGTCCGACCTGCAGCTGTTATACCACCCATGATGTAAAACAGGACGGCGGCTATGTGCGCCAGCGGGTATGGGATTCCTGCCTGCTGGAAGGTTTCCAGAAGGAAGCAAGCGGCGCAAACCCGGCAGCACAGGCCGGTAAACGAATGTACCGCTACTGGTTCCATAAGTTTTCTGAAGATATTGCAGAGAAAATGGGGCGTTATGGCTGCGTTGGCTGCGGACGCTGTGAATCAACCTGTCCGGGCTCTGTGGGAGTTCATTCCATAATGGAGAAGATTTCGAATGCATGA
- a CDS encoding Gfo/Idh/MocA family oxidoreductase, with the protein MKKYRAAVIGTGFIGLGHVEALRRMGNVEVVAICDAMNAKEKAELMHVEKYYYDYNEMLAAEDLDVVHVCTPNNTHYKITVDAMKAGVNVMCEKPLCLNPEEAEEMVKVKNETGMTGGINFHNRFYPMPTEMRQMVKEGKLGRIFNVHGGYVQDWMSKQTDYSWHVERENTGNSRCVADIGLHWADLAENVTGSRIVEVMAQYATVWEERLQPEGEVETFAEASDDMTYTKRPINTEDHGNLMMKFDNGAIGTAVISQVMPGRKNKTDLIVSGTELSVHWDTDSITELWVGHRDKHNEIATKSACVSPQSMAVSTYPNGHVEGFPDAFKHNFTKFYASLDKENTDEIEYATFEDGLHLMKVLEGFYQSSVEGKWIKIPE; encoded by the coding sequence ATGAAAAAGTATAGAGCTGCCGTTATCGGTACTGGTTTTATCGGTCTGGGTCACGTTGAAGCACTGCGCCGTATGGGTAATGTAGAAGTTGTTGCTATCTGTGATGCTATGAATGCAAAAGAAAAAGCAGAACTGATGCATGTAGAGAAATACTACTACGACTACAACGAGATGCTTGCAGCGGAAGATCTGGACGTAGTTCACGTTTGTACACCAAACAACACTCACTACAAGATCACAGTTGATGCGATGAAAGCAGGCGTTAACGTGATGTGTGAAAAACCACTTTGTCTGAACCCTGAAGAAGCAGAAGAGATGGTTAAGGTGAAGAACGAAACTGGTATGACTGGCGGCATCAACTTCCACAACCGTTTCTACCCAATGCCAACTGAAATGCGCCAGATGGTTAAAGAAGGCAAACTGGGCCGTATCTTTAACGTTCACGGTGGCTATGTTCAGGACTGGATGTCTAAGCAGACGGACTACTCTTGGCACGTAGAACGCGAGAACACAGGTAACTCTCGTTGTGTTGCTGATATCGGTCTTCACTGGGCTGACCTGGCTGAAAACGTAACAGGCTCTCGCATTGTTGAGGTTATGGCTCAGTACGCGACTGTATGGGAAGAGCGTCTGCAACCTGAAGGTGAAGTTGAAACTTTTGCTGAAGCATCTGACGATATGACTTACACCAAGCGTCCTATCAACACTGAAGACCACGGTAACCTGATGATGAAGTTTGACAACGGTGCAATCGGTACTGCTGTTATCTCTCAGGTAATGCCTGGCCGTAAGAACAAGACTGACCTTATCGTTTCTGGTACTGAGCTGTCTGTTCACTGGGATACCGACTCTATTACTGAGCTGTGGGTTGGTCACCGTGATAAGCACAACGAAATTGCAACTAAGTCTGCATGTGTTTCTCCGCAAAGTATGGCGGTTTCTACTTACCCGAACGGACACGTGGAAGGCTTCCCGGATGCATTCAAGCACAACTTCACTAAGTTCTACGCGTCTCTGGATAAAGAGAATACAGATGAGATTGAATACGCGACGTTTGAAGACGGTCTGCACCTGATGAAGGTTCTGGAAGGCTTCTACCAGTCAAGTGTTGAAGGTAAGTGGATTAAAATCCCTGAGTAA
- a CDS encoding oxidoreductase codes for MHDLTPQPIRLIRCYDDGQDIKHFTFEAADKSKGLPDFANPDVVQPGQFFMLSIPGFGEAAFTYASMPDKEGRFNALIRRIGSLTDALFLHEEGDLLGARGPFGKGWPDLKGTKVLVVAGGVGLAPVAAEIDALISAGSAPVVYFSARNEAMLVMKEERARWENQCTLYQAVDDIDNAKGDFLPGRKLADNLHFIEEKQGPFDHVITCGPEGMMEAVCKIVAQHGHPANRIWLSLERRMHCGVGLCGHCYVADDLVCLDGPTYRWDQLGELVVKEKAIKPPTEPVAMVGETGKCCRS; via the coding sequence ATGCATGATTTAACACCGCAACCCATCCGCCTGATCAGATGCTATGACGACGGGCAGGATATCAAACATTTTACCTTTGAAGCGGCGGATAAAAGCAAGGGATTACCAGATTTTGCCAACCCGGATGTGGTGCAGCCGGGGCAGTTCTTTATGCTTTCGATCCCCGGGTTTGGTGAAGCGGCTTTCACTTATGCCAGCATGCCGGATAAAGAGGGACGCTTTAATGCTCTGATCAGGCGTATCGGCTCCTTGACAGATGCCCTGTTTCTTCACGAAGAAGGTGACCTTCTGGGGGCTCGCGGGCCGTTTGGCAAAGGCTGGCCTGATCTGAAAGGCACCAAAGTACTGGTTGTTGCCGGAGGTGTGGGTCTGGCGCCTGTTGCGGCGGAAATCGATGCGCTGATCTCAGCCGGATCGGCACCGGTTGTCTATTTCAGTGCCCGTAATGAAGCCATGCTGGTGATGAAAGAAGAGCGTGCCCGCTGGGAAAATCAGTGCACCCTTTATCAGGCGGTGGATGATATCGACAACGCAAAAGGGGATTTTCTTCCGGGACGTAAACTGGCCGATAACCTGCACTTTATTGAAGAGAAGCAGGGCCCCTTCGACCACGTTATTACCTGTGGCCCTGAAGGTATGATGGAAGCGGTTTGTAAAATTGTTGCTCAGCATGGTCATCCTGCAAACCGTATCTGGCTGTCACTGGAGCGCCGGATGCACTGCGGAGTCGGTTTGTGCGGTCACTGCTATGTTGCTGACGATCTGGTTTGCCTGGATGGACCGACCTACCGCTGGGATCAACTGGGAGAGCTGGTGGTTAAGGAGAAAGCGATAAAACCACCAACAGAGCCGGTGGCGATGGTGGGAGAAACAGGAAAGTGCTGCAGGAGTTAG
- a CDS encoding sugar phosphate isomerase/epimerase family protein — MKIGIDSYCFHRFFGEVYPGQEVPEKNLTVFEFIDFAASVGCDGVSLESCFLPGRDDETLAKIKAKLDEHGLDRVYAWGHPDGLERGQNPEAFADMKEQIRCAVAIGADVMRVCGSSLMFRHEDHQPQIEALIAQFKEAVVIAEEAGVKLAIENHIDYTADEIMQILEGVDSSYFGVNFDTGNFLRLLDDPIEGMRKLAPHVMATHTKDLMVDTSVPPTEWHFFAGVPVGMGLVDNLELARILDKADFQGFMAVEIDFPHKDWTGLEEEAVRISVKKLREISNQVIAERNAA; from the coding sequence ATGAAAATCGGAATTGATAGCTACTGTTTCCATCGTTTCTTTGGTGAAGTTTACCCAGGACAAGAAGTACCTGAGAAGAATCTGACTGTATTTGAATTCATCGACTTCGCGGCAAGCGTTGGTTGTGACGGTGTTTCTCTTGAGTCTTGTTTCCTGCCTGGCCGTGATGACGAAACTCTGGCTAAGATCAAAGCTAAGCTGGATGAGCATGGTCTGGACCGTGTTTACGCATGGGGTCACCCGGATGGTCTTGAGCGTGGTCAGAACCCTGAAGCGTTCGCGGATATGAAAGAGCAGATCCGCTGCGCGGTAGCGATTGGCGCTGACGTAATGCGTGTTTGTGGTTCATCTCTGATGTTCCGTCACGAAGATCACCAGCCACAGATTGAAGCTCTGATTGCTCAGTTTAAAGAAGCGGTAGTTATTGCTGAAGAAGCTGGCGTGAAACTGGCTATCGAAAACCACATCGACTACACAGCGGATGAAATCATGCAGATCCTTGAAGGTGTTGATTCTTCTTACTTCGGTGTGAACTTCGATACAGGTAACTTCCTGCGTCTGCTGGACGATCCAATCGAAGGTATGCGTAAGCTGGCTCCACACGTAATGGCGACTCACACTAAAGACCTGATGGTTGATACAAGTGTTCCGCCAACAGAGTGGCACTTCTTCGCTGGTGTTCCTGTAGGCATGGGTCTGGTGGATAACCTTGAGCTTGCACGTATCCTTGATAAGGCAGACTTCCAGGGCTTTATGGCTGTAGAAATCGACTTCCCGCACAAAGACTGGACCGGTCTGGAAGAAGAAGCGGTACGTATTTCTGTTAAGAAGCTACGTGAAATCTCAAACCAGGTTATTGCTGAGCGCAACGCTGCCTAA
- a CDS encoding LutB/LldF family L-lactate oxidation iron-sulfur protein: protein MSMKTSDLGFKQRIKVKMQDEFMRHSVANAQERMFTNRQIAADKLGNWEQWRDMGEDIRNHVLENLDYYLHQLSEKVAANGGKVFFARTAEEATSYIEGIVQEKKAKKVVKSKSMVTEEIGLNKVIQRNNCEVVETDLGEYILQVDDCDPPSHIVVPALHKNRTQIKDIFKDKLNYQGSDDPEEMTRFVRDYIRQDFLQADIGITGCNFAVAESGTVALVTNEGNARLATSLPKTHIAVMGMERIVPTFEELDIVISLLCRSAVGIPLTGYVTALTGPREDEHCDGPEEFHLVIVDNGRSDILGSDFKDILRCVRCAACVNTCPAYRHIGGQSYGSIYSGPIGAVLSPLLGGYDDFKDLPYACSLCRACHDVCPVKIPLSDLLMKHREKMAEEKLTPLSERVTVGAFNFVNAKPALWDSSIKVGAKVAGSIIRDGKMPINIGAIRPWNEARDLPSPDGESFRSWFANREKNMGES from the coding sequence ATGTCGATGAAAACCAGCGACCTTGGCTTTAAACAGCGTATCAAGGTCAAAATGCAGGACGAGTTTATGCGTCACTCGGTGGCAAACGCGCAGGAGCGGATGTTTACCAACCGCCAGATCGCCGCCGACAAACTGGGAAACTGGGAACAGTGGCGCGACATGGGAGAAGATATCCGTAACCATGTTCTGGAGAATCTGGATTATTACCTCCATCAGTTGAGCGAGAAGGTTGCTGCCAACGGTGGCAAAGTATTTTTTGCCCGGACCGCCGAAGAGGCGACCAGTTACATCGAAGGTATCGTTCAGGAAAAGAAGGCAAAGAAGGTCGTAAAATCCAAGTCCATGGTGACCGAAGAGATCGGCCTTAACAAGGTAATCCAGCGCAACAATTGTGAAGTGGTGGAAACCGACCTGGGCGAATATATCCTGCAGGTGGATGACTGCGATCCGCCATCGCATATCGTAGTTCCGGCGCTGCATAAAAACCGCACCCAGATTAAAGATATTTTCAAAGACAAGCTGAACTATCAGGGCAGTGACGATCCGGAAGAGATGACCCGCTTTGTACGCGACTATATCCGGCAGGATTTCCTGCAGGCCGATATCGGTATCACTGGCTGTAACTTTGCTGTGGCGGAATCCGGCACCGTCGCTCTGGTCACCAATGAAGGGAACGCACGCCTTGCCACCAGCCTGCCGAAAACCCATATCGCGGTGATGGGCATGGAGCGTATTGTTCCCACCTTTGAAGAGCTGGATATTGTTATCAGCCTGCTTTGCCGCAGCGCGGTGGGTATCCCGCTGACCGGTTATGTTACCGCTCTGACCGGCCCCCGCGAGGACGAACACTGTGACGGACCGGAGGAGTTCCATCTGGTTATCGTCGACAACGGCCGCTCTGATATCCTGGGTTCCGATTTTAAAGATATCCTGCGCTGCGTGCGTTGCGCCGCCTGCGTGAATACCTGCCCGGCCTACCGTCATATCGGCGGTCAGTCCTATGGCTCTATCTATTCTGGCCCTATCGGCGCTGTACTTTCTCCGCTGCTGGGTGGCTACGACGACTTTAAAGATCTGCCGTATGCCTGCAGCCTGTGTCGTGCCTGCCATGATGTCTGTCCGGTTAAGATCCCGCTGTCCGACCTGCTAATGAAGCACAGAGAAAAAATGGCAGAGGAAAAACTCACCCCGCTCTCTGAACGCGTTACAGTCGGAGCATTTAACTTTGTTAACGCCAAACCGGCTCTGTGGGACAGCAGCATTAAGGTCGGGGCAAAAGTCGCCGGTAGCATCATCCGCGACGGCAAGATGCCGATCAATATCGGGGCTATCCGTCCATGGAATGAAGCACGTGATCTGCCTAGTCCGGACGGTGAGTCATTCCGGAGCTGGTTTGCTAACAGAGAAAAGAACATGGGGGAATCATAA
- a CDS encoding LysR family transcriptional regulator, whose amino-acid sequence MPQIDDLVLFTQVVECGSFSKAAEANQTTKSMVSKRISKLESALGTQLLYRTTRKLTLTEAGEVLYHRSRDISTTAKAAFESITGYNEAVAGHIRVSVPTISGELLLAESISDFCNQHPGLTVEMSMDNHFVDLLAENYDLVIRTGYLEDSSLIARFIFNSRWMICASPEYLEQYGTPEAPNDLLQHHNCLGYTHETSGTFNWMFRRNSDNYTLKVYGNFSSDNAVALRKSALAGNGLAYLPTCLIYDDLQEGKLTEVLAEHTSKVVGIYAVYPYTRKPAKRIQALIEHIRDAYIAIQERF is encoded by the coding sequence ATGCCTCAGATTGATGACCTTGTCCTGTTTACCCAAGTTGTTGAATGTGGATCATTCAGCAAAGCTGCTGAAGCGAACCAGACCACAAAGTCTATGGTCAGTAAGCGGATAAGTAAGCTGGAGTCTGCTCTGGGGACGCAACTGCTCTACCGGACCACCCGTAAGCTGACCCTGACAGAGGCCGGTGAGGTACTTTATCACCGCTCCAGAGATATCAGCACAACGGCCAAGGCCGCGTTTGAGTCAATAACAGGCTATAACGAGGCGGTGGCCGGTCACATTCGTGTATCTGTCCCGACCATTTCTGGTGAACTGCTGCTTGCTGAAAGCATCTCTGACTTTTGCAATCAGCATCCGGGACTGACGGTAGAGATGTCCATGGATAACCACTTTGTCGATCTGCTGGCAGAGAACTACGATCTGGTGATCCGCACAGGCTATCTGGAAGACTCCAGCCTGATAGCCCGCTTTATCTTTAATTCCCGCTGGATGATCTGCGCCTCTCCTGAATATCTGGAGCAATACGGCACACCAGAAGCCCCCAACGATCTTTTGCAGCATCATAACTGTCTTGGTTACACCCACGAAACATCCGGTACCTTTAACTGGATGTTCCGCCGTAACAGTGACAATTACACGCTGAAAGTATACGGCAACTTCTCATCGGACAATGCCGTAGCACTGCGTAAAAGCGCTCTGGCAGGAAACGGGCTGGCTTATCTGCCAACCTGTCTGATATACGATGACCTGCAGGAAGGCAAACTGACGGAAGTGCTGGCAGAGCACACCAGCAAGGTCGTGGGCATCTATGCGGTCTACCCTTACACCCGAAAACCGGCCAAACGCATCCAGGCACTCATCGAGCATATCCGCGACGCCTATATCGCTATTCAGGAGCGCTTCTGA
- a CDS encoding lactate utilization protein C, translated as MSASQSNTKQGAVTNRDTFVQNIADKLGRSKPLTCVERPAFRHNCHHEVMADYSQDELQQSLTEYARTTLGAQVIGTNTGELEETLRKLCLDYCDGEKGETMVSASASLLNLIQPENLASEEHTVHVWEQQKGYKANITIAERAKVGIVMAEQALAESGTMVLYSRPEQGRAVSLLPETSIFVVAKSTLIPRLTQATSQLHQMAQRGERIPSCVNFISGPSSTADIELIKVVGVHGPVAATYVIIEDM; from the coding sequence ATGTCGGCATCACAATCAAATACAAAGCAAGGCGCAGTGACCAACCGTGATACATTTGTGCAAAACATCGCCGATAAGCTGGGCCGCAGCAAACCACTGACATGTGTTGAACGTCCGGCATTCCGCCACAACTGTCACCATGAGGTAATGGCAGACTACAGCCAGGATGAGTTGCAACAATCACTAACTGAATATGCACGAACGACGCTTGGCGCCCAGGTTATCGGAACAAACACTGGCGAACTGGAAGAAACACTGCGTAAGTTATGCCTTGATTACTGTGACGGTGAGAAAGGAGAAACCATGGTTTCCGCTTCAGCCTCGCTGCTAAATCTTATTCAGCCTGAAAATCTGGCAAGTGAAGAACACACAGTGCATGTCTGGGAGCAACAAAAGGGCTATAAAGCCAATATCACCATAGCAGAACGTGCCAAGGTAGGAATAGTGATGGCTGAGCAGGCACTGGCCGAGTCCGGAACTATGGTTCTGTACAGCCGCCCGGAGCAGGGCCGTGCGGTTAGCCTGCTGCCGGAAACCTCAATATTTGTGGTGGCCAAAAGCACCCTGATCCCGCGTCTGACTCAGGCCACATCGCAACTGCACCAGATGGCACAGCGCGGCGAGCGCATTCCGTCCTGCGTTAACTTTATCTCAGGGCCCAGCTCAACCGCGGATATTGAGTTAATAAAAGTCGTGGGTGTGCACGGACCGGTCGCGGCCACATACGTTATTATTGAAGATATGTAA
- a CDS encoding ROK family protein, translating into MTKHYLVLDFGGSAVKCAVMTECAEMLEHFSLPSQAQSYQDWLDGFTPYFEKYNQEYAFSGIAISTCGAVDVESGVIGGASSLPYIHGFDVRALYKKQFGIPVELENDACCAALAEAWLGAGKSSGHFCTVVIGSGIGGAIVTGKKVQKGHNLHGGEFGFAITEFQNGKPVIWGNLASTKALVKSVASALNFDENKLNGRTVFEMADAGNDIVRKLIDDWYLKLATGMYNIQYHVDPELILIGGAVSRREGFIDRINEKLDGILQSIPIPTIRPRLRVSKFGNDANLIGALRHYLNRQEQ; encoded by the coding sequence ATGACGAAGCATTATTTGGTTTTAGATTTTGGTGGCAGTGCAGTGAAATGCGCTGTTATGACGGAATGCGCTGAAATGCTTGAGCATTTCTCCCTACCCAGTCAGGCGCAAAGCTATCAGGACTGGCTGGATGGTTTTACTCCATATTTTGAAAAGTATAACCAGGAGTACGCTTTTTCAGGTATCGCAATCAGTACCTGTGGAGCGGTGGATGTGGAGAGCGGAGTAATAGGCGGAGCCAGTTCTTTGCCGTACATTCATGGCTTTGATGTAAGAGCTTTGTATAAGAAACAATTTGGTATTCCGGTTGAGCTGGAAAATGATGCCTGCTGTGCGGCGCTGGCGGAAGCCTGGTTAGGTGCAGGTAAATCGTCAGGCCATTTCTGCACAGTGGTGATAGGCTCAGGAATTGGCGGAGCTATCGTAACCGGTAAAAAAGTTCAGAAAGGGCATAACCTGCATGGCGGTGAGTTTGGCTTTGCGATTACTGAGTTTCAAAACGGCAAGCCGGTTATCTGGGGTAATCTTGCCTCCACCAAAGCCCTGGTGAAATCTGTCGCTTCAGCTCTGAATTTTGATGAAAATAAGCTTAATGGCCGGACGGTATTTGAGATGGCAGATGCGGGTAATGATATTGTCCGTAAGCTTATTGATGACTGGTATCTCAAGCTGGCTACCGGTATGTACAATATTCAGTATCATGTCGATCCTGAACTGATTCTGATTGGCGGAGCCGTTAGCAGGCGAGAAGGCTTTATCGACAGAATTAATGAAAAACTGGATGGTATTTTGCAGTCTATACCGATTCCCACTATTCGCCCCCGGCTGCGGGTGTCTAAATTCGGCAACGATGCAAATCTTATTGGTGCACTGAGGCACTATCTAAACCGACAGGAGCAGTAA
- a CDS encoding (Fe-S)-binding protein, which produces MKVNFFVTCLGDAIKSEVAKKTILLLEQLGCEVIFPREQGCCGQPSLNSGYIEQSKPAMKKLIEAFEVNDFPIITPAGSCAASIKKYPQYLADEPEWAQRAQVIADRLFELTQFIVNELGLSDIGARLPGRAVYHPSCSLIRKLGVREEPLKLLANVEGLELLPIKNQETCCGFGGTFSVKMSEISGEMVKEKVRHISEVNPEYLIGADISCLINIAGRLSREGKPVKVMHIVDVLLSR; this is translated from the coding sequence ATGAAGGTAAACTTTTTTGTCACCTGCCTGGGTGACGCCATTAAGTCTGAAGTTGCCAAAAAAACGATCCTGTTGCTGGAGCAACTTGGCTGTGAGGTGATATTTCCACGTGAGCAGGGCTGCTGTGGTCAGCCTTCGCTGAACAGTGGCTACATTGAGCAGAGCAAACCCGCAATGAAAAAGCTGATTGAGGCTTTTGAGGTGAATGACTTCCCTATCATCACACCTGCTGGCTCCTGCGCCGCCTCCATCAAGAAATATCCGCAATATCTGGCTGATGAACCTGAATGGGCTCAGCGTGCACAGGTCATCGCCGACCGTCTGTTTGAACTGACTCAGTTTATCGTGAACGAACTGGGCCTCAGTGATATTGGCGCCCGCCTGCCAGGCCGCGCGGTGTACCATCCTTCATGTAGTCTGATCCGCAAACTGGGTGTGCGTGAAGAACCACTGAAACTGCTGGCGAATGTTGAAGGACTGGAACTGTTACCAATTAAAAACCAGGAAACCTGTTGCGGATTTGGCGGTACTTTTTCGGTGAAGATGTCTGAAATCTCCGGTGAGATGGTAAAAGAAAAAGTACGCCATATCAGTGAAGTAAATCCTGAATACCTGATTGGTGCGGATATCAGTTGTCTGATCAATATTGCCGGCCGTCTCAGCCGTGAAGGCAAGCCTGTCAAAGTAATGCATATCGTCGATGTGCTGCTAAGCCGTTAG
- the fdhF gene encoding formate dehydrogenase subunit alpha: MIKTTCSVCPYCGTGCGIGLRSDGDKVIGVEPIAGHPISKGRLCSKGWSSAFATSHENRITSPMIREGNEFRKASWDEALSLIHEQFSYYREHHGPESVGMISCARATNEDNYAIQKFARSVLKTNNIDHCARICHSPSVAGLKQTLGEGAMTNSIGDVSKADVIVVFGCDPTESHSIIGSDIIKAKEAGALLMVVDPRKTRLAEMADVHLQLRLGTNVALLNGLVNIILERGWEDKAFLSERCDHLDLLGKTAAEYTPERVQEITGVPVDQQIQFARLYSHARAAFLAYGMGVTQYVSGTNNVMAVSNLALVCGQVGKPGAGINPLRGQNNVQGACDMGCLPGVYPGYQSTDDEAVRNKFAHAWGTEVADHPGMTSLGMNEAALQDRFHAMMIFGEDPVVTDPDQNQVTKSLKKLDCLVVVEMTMTETAKLADVILPAASFAEKEGTFANCERRVQRVRKAVNPPGECKADWQIMADLAKRFGINGFEWQHAEEIFDELVSLVPIYSQMSYPRLEDAQGLQWPCDIQHPDGSAVLHERSFPNGKARLMPVHYLPTAEQPDGEYPYYLTTIRLHFHYGCGSMTRKSPLLERESPKGLLFMNPRDANNQGLFNHAPVGVRSRRGYLETRVIVTDQVPPGLVSIPYHFNDVPSNQLTNDAQDPVTRMPELKACAVRVEPLARDAEPRPIHVLREVHEALNA, translated from the coding sequence ATGATAAAAACGACTTGCTCTGTGTGCCCTTATTGCGGCACAGGGTGCGGCATTGGTTTGCGCAGCGACGGGGATAAGGTAATTGGCGTGGAGCCTATTGCCGGTCATCCAATCAGTAAAGGAAGGCTCTGTTCAAAAGGGTGGAGCTCTGCTTTTGCAACCAGCCATGAAAACCGCATTACCAGCCCGATGATCCGCGAAGGAAACGAGTTCAGGAAAGCCAGCTGGGATGAAGCGCTTTCACTTATTCATGAACAGTTCAGCTATTACCGCGAGCATCATGGCCCTGAATCTGTGGGTATGATTAGCTGTGCGCGTGCAACCAACGAAGACAACTACGCCATTCAGAAATTTGCCCGTTCGGTACTGAAAACCAACAATATCGACCACTGTGCCCGTATCTGTCACAGTCCTTCGGTTGCCGGTCTGAAGCAGACGCTGGGTGAGGGTGCGATGACCAACAGCATAGGTGATGTCAGCAAGGCGGACGTTATCGTTGTTTTCGGTTGCGATCCCACAGAAAGTCATTCCATTATCGGCAGCGATATTATTAAAGCCAAGGAAGCCGGGGCGCTTCTGATGGTTGTGGATCCGCGTAAAACCCGTCTGGCAGAGATGGCGGATGTGCATCTTCAGCTTCGTCTTGGTACTAACGTTGCGCTTCTTAATGGTCTGGTGAACATTATTCTGGAAAGAGGCTGGGAAGATAAAGCCTTCCTTAGCGAGCGCTGTGACCACCTGGATTTACTGGGTAAAACCGCAGCGGAATATACGCCGGAGCGTGTACAGGAAATTACCGGTGTGCCTGTTGATCAGCAAATTCAGTTTGCTCGTCTGTATAGCCATGCCCGCGCGGCCTTTCTGGCCTACGGTATGGGGGTAACTCAGTATGTGAGCGGCACCAACAATGTGATGGCGGTGTCTAACCTTGCTCTGGTTTGTGGTCAGGTGGGTAAGCCGGGTGCCGGTATTAACCCGCTTCGCGGGCAGAACAATGTTCAGGGTGCCTGTGATATGGGCTGTTTGCCGGGGGTTTATCCGGGGTATCAGTCCACCGATGATGAAGCGGTTCGTAATAAATTCGCTCATGCCTGGGGAACGGAAGTGGCTGATCATCCGGGCATGACTTCTCTGGGCATGAATGAAGCCGCGCTGCAGGACAGGTTCCACGCCATGATGATTTTTGGTGAAGATCCCGTTGTGACCGACCCTGACCAGAATCAGGTCACCAAATCGCTGAAGAAACTGGATTGTCTGGTGGTGGTTGAAATGACCATGACAGAAACGGCGAAACTGGCTGATGTGATTCTGCCTGCTGCCAGCTTTGCCGAAAAAGAGGGCACCTTTGCCAACTGTGAGCGCCGGGTTCAGCGGGTCCGTAAAGCGGTGAATCCGCCGGGTGAATGTAAAGCGGACTGGCAGATCATGGCAGATCTGGCGAAGCGGTTTGGTATTAACGGTTTTGAATGGCAGCACGCAGAAGAGATCTTTGATGAGCTGGTTTCTCTGGTCCCTATCTATTCCCAGATGAGTTATCCGCGCCTTGAAGATGCTCAGGGGCTGCAGTGGCCATGTGATATTCAGCATCCGGACGGTTCTGCCGTTTTGCATGAGCGTAGCTTCCCTAACGGCAAAGCCCGTCTTATGCCTGTACATTACCTGCCAACGGCTGAGCAGCCTGATGGCGAATATCCGTATTATCTGACGACTATCCGGCTTCACTTCCATTACGGCTGCGGGTCAATGACAAGGAAATCTCCGCTGCTGGAGCGTGAATCTCCGAAAGGCCTGCTGTTTATGAACCCGAGAGACGCCAATAACCAGGGACTGTTTAACCACGCTCCTGTGGGTGTGCGTTCCCGTCGCGGTTATCTGGAAACCCGTGTGATAGTCACCGATCAGGTCCCGCCGGGGCTGGTAAGCATTCCGTATCACTTTAATGATGTGCCGTCGAACCAACTGACCAATGATGCTCAGGATCCGGTTACCCGTATGCCGGAACTTAAAGCCTGTGCCGTCAGAGTGGAACCACTGGCCCGTGATGCAGAACCACGCCCGATTCATGTGCTGAGAGAAGTGCATGAAGCGCTCAATGCGTAG